A stretch of the Cottoperca gobio chromosome 2, fCotGob3.1, whole genome shotgun sequence genome encodes the following:
- the cryaa gene encoding alpha-crystallin A chain translates to MDIAIQHPWFRRALGSVYPARLFDQFFGEGMFDYDFFPYTTSTISPYYRQSLFRSFLDSSNSGTSEVRSDRDKYTVYLDVKHFSPDELSVKVTDDYVEIQGKHGERQDDHGYISREFHRRYRLPSSVDQSAITCTLSTDGLLTLNGPKVTGGSESGRSERSIPVTRDDKPNAAASS, encoded by the exons ATGGATATTGCCATCCAGCACCCTTGGTTCAGACGTGCCCTGGGCTCAGTCTACCCTGCACGACTCTTTGACCAGTTCTTCGGAGAGGGCATGTTTGACTACGACTTCTTCCCCTACACCACCTCCACCATCAGCCCCTATTACAGACAGTCGCTGTTCCGCAGCTTTTTGGATTCTTCCAACTCCGGCACCTCTGAG GTGAGGTCTGACAGGGATAAGTACACAGTCTACCTGGACGTCAAGCACTTCTCTCCTGATGAGCTCAGTGTGAAGGTCACTGATGACTACGTGGAGATCCAGGGCAAGCATGGAGAACGACAG GACGACCACGGTTACATCTCTCGTGAGTTTCACCGCCGCTACCGCCTCCCCTCCAGCGTTGACCAATCGGCAATCACCTGCACCCTGTCGACCGACGGTCTGCTGACCCTGAACGGGCCAAAGGTCACCGGGGGGAGTGAATCCGGCCGCAGCGAGCGCAGCATCCCCGTCACCCGCGACGACAAGCCCAACGCTGCTGCGTCCTCCTAG